A portion of the Parasedimentitalea marina genome contains these proteins:
- a CDS encoding rod shape-determining protein MreD, with the protein MASTSPAHIWLMRAAFPALALLIVFFRLLPLDTVPRQWAPPDLLMAMAMAWSLRRPDYVPIVLLALTLLLADLMFQRPPGLLALLVLLGCEYLKPRALTHRDTGFAAEWISVSLVLTAITVFNRTALALVGVQQAPLGLILIQMLLTIAAYPLVVFVSQSILGVRRLTSTELETLGIRL; encoded by the coding sequence ATGGCTAGCACCTCGCCTGCGCATATCTGGCTCATGCGGGCCGCGTTCCCGGCGCTGGCCCTGCTGATTGTCTTTTTCCGCTTATTGCCGTTGGATACCGTCCCACGTCAGTGGGCACCGCCCGATCTGCTGATGGCAATGGCCATGGCCTGGTCCCTGCGTCGTCCGGATTATGTGCCCATTGTATTGCTGGCGCTGACTTTATTACTCGCGGATCTGATGTTTCAGAGACCGCCGGGACTGTTGGCGCTGCTGGTCCTGTTGGGATGTGAGTATCTGAAGCCCCGCGCCCTGACCCACCGCGACACGGGATTTGCCGCCGAATGGATTTCGGTCAGCCTGGTGCTGACCGCAATTACGGTCTTCAACCGGACCGCCCTTGCTTTGGTTGGGGTGCAGCAAGCACCGCTTGGACTGATCCTGATACAGATGTTACTGACCATCGCCGCCTACCCCTTGGTGGTCTTTGTCAGTCAGTCTATATTGGGGGTTCGAAGATTGACCTCGACCGAGCTTGAGACATTGGGAATTCGCCTATGA
- the mrdA gene encoding penicillin-binding protein 2, with the protein MRRNPKELETTHRTLSRRALLLGGFQLVFAGGLAMRMRHLQVDQADQFRLLAEENRINIRLLAPARGEIFDRNGIALARNSPSYRIIIVPEDAGDVDKVIEDLSRLIKIDPKDLERAIAEMRRSPPFLPVTLADQIDWQDISKVAVNAPALPGITPEVGLARIYPRRADFAHVVGYVGPVSDYDLSQITDPEPILRIPRFQIGKVGFEAKREDVLRGKAGAKRVEVNATGRVMRELDRRDGVSGADMQLTVDAELQGYVQARLGNESASAVVIDCENGDLRAIASAPSFDPNLFVRGISVADYRELTENSYRPLANKSVQGTYPPGSTFKMIVALAALEEGIIGPEETVWCPGYLEVAGRRFHCWKRGGHGNVDLNDSLKRSCDVYYYDLALKVGIDKISAMAQRMGLGLRHDLPMSAVATGLTPTKEWKNRNRGEDWLIGDTANASIGQGYMLASPMQLAVMTARLATGRSITPRLIKSVDGIEQPDGAGTPLGLNENNLRTLRKGMFSVSNDRRGTGYKSRIIEETMRMAGKSGTSQVRNITAAERAAGVIRNRDLPWERRDHALFVSFAPFDTPKYAIAVIVEHGGGGSTAAAPIVRDIMLQALYGGTPPLEAYPKKDRNRIKSQQERLERERPERLLDASDRA; encoded by the coding sequence ATGAGACGCAACCCAAAAGAGCTGGAAACAACCCATCGCACGCTGAGCCGACGGGCCCTGTTGCTGGGCGGTTTTCAGCTGGTGTTTGCCGGCGGACTGGCGATGCGGATGCGACACCTGCAGGTGGATCAGGCTGATCAGTTCCGGCTGCTCGCTGAAGAGAACCGCATCAACATCCGGTTGCTGGCCCCGGCCCGTGGCGAAATATTTGACCGCAATGGCATTGCCCTGGCCCGCAACTCGCCTTCGTATCGTATCATCATTGTGCCGGAAGATGCCGGTGACGTGGATAAGGTGATCGAAGATCTGTCGCGGCTGATCAAGATTGACCCCAAGGATTTAGAGCGCGCCATTGCCGAAATGCGTCGCTCGCCGCCGTTCCTGCCGGTCACTCTGGCGGATCAGATCGACTGGCAGGACATATCAAAGGTCGCGGTGAACGCCCCGGCCCTGCCCGGCATCACCCCTGAGGTCGGTCTGGCCCGGATCTATCCACGACGCGCCGATTTCGCCCATGTGGTTGGCTATGTTGGTCCAGTCTCTGATTATGATCTAAGCCAGATAACCGATCCGGAACCCATCCTGCGCATCCCGCGCTTTCAGATCGGCAAAGTCGGGTTTGAGGCCAAGCGTGAAGATGTGCTGAGGGGCAAGGCCGGTGCCAAGCGGGTTGAGGTCAACGCCACCGGTCGGGTCATGCGCGAGCTGGACCGCCGCGATGGTGTGTCGGGTGCGGATATGCAGCTGACGGTCGATGCCGAATTGCAGGGCTATGTTCAGGCACGTTTGGGCAATGAAAGCGCCAGTGCCGTGGTCATTGACTGCGAAAATGGTGATCTGCGCGCCATTGCCTCGGCCCCCAGCTTTGACCCAAACCTGTTTGTGCGCGGCATTTCAGTTGCCGATTACCGCGAGCTGACTGAGAACAGCTATCGGCCTTTGGCCAATAAATCAGTACAGGGCACCTACCCGCCGGGCTCGACCTTCAAGATGATTGTGGCACTGGCAGCGCTGGAAGAAGGGATCATTGGCCCGGAGGAGACCGTTTGGTGTCCGGGCTACCTAGAGGTGGCTGGTCGCCGCTTCCACTGCTGGAAGCGAGGCGGACATGGCAATGTCGACCTGAACGACTCTCTGAAACGATCATGCGATGTGTACTACTATGATCTGGCGCTGAAGGTCGGCATCGACAAGATATCTGCCATGGCGCAGCGCATGGGATTGGGCCTGCGGCATGACCTGCCGATGTCCGCCGTTGCCACAGGTCTGACCCCGACCAAAGAGTGGAAGAACCGCAACCGAGGCGAAGACTGGCTGATTGGCGACACCGCCAACGCCTCTATCGGGCAGGGTTATATGCTGGCTTCACCGATGCAGCTGGCGGTGATGACTGCGCGGCTGGCCACCGGACGCAGCATTACCCCCCGACTGATCAAATCTGTCGATGGGATCGAACAACCCGACGGCGCTGGGACCCCATTGGGGTTAAACGAAAACAACCTTCGTACCCTGCGCAAGGGCATGTTTTCAGTCTCAAATGACCGCCGTGGCACCGGGTATAAGTCGCGTATCATTGAAGAAACAATGCGTATGGCGGGCAAATCCGGCACCAGTCAGGTTCGCAATATCACCGCCGCCGAACGCGCCGCTGGGGTGATCCGCAACCGCGATCTGCCCTGGGAGCGGCGCGACCACGCGCTGTTTGTCAGTTTCGCCCCTTTTGACACTCCGAAATATGCCATCGCAGTTATTGTCGAGCACGGTGGAGGCGGATCCACCGCCGCAGCCCCTATTGTCCGCGATATCATGCTGCAGGCCCTCTACGGCGGCACCCCACCCCTGGAGGCCTATCCCAAGAAAGACCGCAATCGTATCAAATCACAGCAAGAGCGACTGGAGCGAGAACGCCCGGAACGGCTGCTGGACGCGAGCGACCGGGCATGA
- the mreC gene encoding rod shape-determining protein MreC, producing MARDRSQREDYATPLKRLLIAVTCLCLLVIFIVWRIDSPRVERFRAQVVDAVVPNMEWAMVPVTGAINLVRDFQSYQRLSEQNQELRSELRQMQAWKEAALQLEQENARLLDLNNVRLDPRLTYITGVVMADSGSPFRQSVLLNVGSRDGVRDGWAAMDGIGLVGRISGTGRNTARVILLTDAASSVPATIQPSGQSALIAGDNSAAPVIDFLENPDKLRPGDRVITSGDGDVFPAGLLIGQVASDPSGRLRVRLSADYERLEFLRVLRHHGTEGIYSPGGLVAPPPGAPLPRPRPENLGADNG from the coding sequence TTGGCCAGAGATCGATCCCAGCGCGAAGACTATGCCACCCCGCTAAAGCGCCTGCTGATTGCGGTGACCTGCCTGTGTCTGCTGGTGATTTTCATTGTCTGGCGCATCGACAGCCCAAGGGTTGAGCGGTTTCGGGCTCAGGTCGTGGATGCTGTGGTGCCCAACATGGAATGGGCCATGGTACCGGTGACCGGAGCCATAAATCTGGTGCGCGACTTTCAATCCTATCAGCGGCTGTCAGAACAAAATCAGGAACTGCGGTCCGAGCTGCGGCAGATGCAGGCCTGGAAAGAGGCCGCGCTGCAGCTGGAGCAGGAAAACGCCCGCCTTCTGGACCTGAACAACGTACGGCTGGATCCACGTTTGACCTATATCACCGGCGTGGTCATGGCGGATAGCGGATCCCCGTTTCGCCAGTCCGTGCTGCTGAATGTCGGATCACGGGACGGGGTGCGGGACGGCTGGGCGGCAATGGACGGGATTGGCCTTGTGGGCCGGATCTCGGGGACCGGGCGCAATACGGCGCGGGTGATCCTGTTGACCGATGCCGCCAGTTCGGTGCCGGCCACGATACAGCCCTCAGGCCAAAGCGCGCTGATTGCGGGTGACAACAGTGCCGCGCCGGTGATCGATTTTCTGGAGAACCCTGACAAGCTGCGTCCAGGGGACCGGGTGATCACCTCGGGCGATGGCGATGTGTTCCCGGCAGGGCTGCTGATTGGCCAGGTGGCCAGCGACCCGTCAGGCCGTTTGCGGGTGCGCCTGTCGGCCGATTATGAGCGGCTGGAGTTTCTGCGCGTGCTGCGTCACCACGGAACCGAAGGGATCTACAGTCCAGGTGGGCTGGTGGCCCCGCCCCCTGGTGCCCCCCTGCCACGACCCCGCCCCGAGAACCTGGGGGCCGACAATGGCTAG